The Spodoptera frugiperda isolate SF20-4 chromosome 25, AGI-APGP_CSIRO_Sfru_2.0, whole genome shotgun sequence genome includes the window CTCCTCAATGATTGGTTGAttctgtaaattattttaattaatattgatatatCTCTTTTTACAGTTTCAATCCATTTCGATATCTACTTTTAATAACATGTTACAAAGCCTACgacactattttatttttgcaattttcAACTGTTTTATAACAACACCGAGAttagtaaaagtaatttaagaaATTGTAAACCggattgtataatatttatagaattattactttaataaaattacagctATTGAATATTTTGTCTATGTGACTTTTTCTACTGGGTGAGGAAATTGACCAGACTGTTAGGTATTTCACACAAGGACCAACTATCCGGGGAGtacacattaattatttatttaaatccaaTATCATGGTTACGAGTTATGAGAGAATATTTCACAACAAAGTCAGAAGTAGTTTGGGTCTATTGATACTACAGATTTCGTCTACGACAGTTTGCTTCTATCATCTCTGAAAGTTAAAGAAAAGGGGCAGCCGTTGCCCATCACTGAAGGCTCTACAAGAAAATGTTCTTTTAGGTACAGACAGAGACTAGATCATATCATACAATGCAAATACAGACAGTACTATTACCTACGACATTTATATATCTGCCTTCACTACTTAACTACGGAACAATTAATGACTTCATACACAGTTTACCTACAATGGTTCAGCAGAGTATCAGTCTGGTTCAAAACAGCAGTTTGCGGATAAACATTGGTAAAGACATAGTTGTGACTAGTAGCAGTCTCGGTACACTTGGGGACGTGCGATGGTGGGCGCAGTCGCTGGCCGAACATGGGAGTCAGGGCAGCGCCACGTCCCACGTTAAATCAATGATCAGTACTGAAGTAAGAATTCTGCATGAGGTATAACTTATCTATGGGGTTGACCACGGAGCCAGTGCCCAGGTTCAGTGGCTCGTGCGCCGAGTGGCCGGGGTGCTGGTGCGAGTGGTGCTGCACCTCCAAATTCTGCAGGCTCATCGTGTCGGAGGCACCCTCGTCCAGCTGGTCGAAGTTGCTCCCATCCAGAGATATATCTGAGCTGCAGAAGCTGTCGCCAGAGTGCGCCGGGTAATCTGAAAATGACacgttaaaatttaatgtttaaactggtaaataaaaatactcattATTTGGTATCGTAATAAACTACGAATCCaacataaagaaataatataaatttatgcAAACAACCACAAGCTTTTACTGCGTCCCGTctgtaaacgtatttttttagaaattattcGACGTAAAGTGTCGGGAGCAAGCGTTGATAAATAAAGTGCATATTTGGTTTAACGTTGCGGCACTCTCGCTGTTTACAGTGGAATTACTGAATGTCTGCGTATTTTCTTTTAAcgcttataaaattattttacaaagtagTATTAAATATGACTGTACCATCGGGAGAGTACGGCAGGTTCGGGTTGAGTGGTTGACTGGAAGCTGAGTAGGCTCCGTCCAGGCCCAGATAGTTGCCGTGCTCGCTGGACGGAGACTCCTGCTTGATGCTCTTCTCATCTTTGTCCTTCTCTTTGTCATTATTCTTCTCCCCTTCCTGCTTCGCTTTCCTCTGGATCTTCTTCATCTTAGCCCGTTGGTTCTGGAACCACACCTGCACAACTCGAACGCTCAGTCCTGTGTCCTTGGCTAATGCCTCTCTGACTTTCCTGCATGGCTTTGGACTGACTTCGAATGAGGCTTTGAATTGCCTGCGCTGTGCTGATGTAAGTATGGTGCGGGGACGTTTCGGGCCCCGGCGCCCATCTCGGGGTCGTTCGGAATCATCTAATATCATATCATCCTCCGCGTGTTGCATCAAATACATTTCCTTCTCAAAATCCTGGCGACAGAATATCTGTCCTGCTCTAATGACGTATTGTTCTCCTTTCTGTAGAGGTTGGCAACACATGACGCAGACGAAGCACTGAATGTGGAACACGTACTGCTGAGCTCGCATGACCATCTCCTGCGGCAACAGTCGGTCGCCGCACCTGGTGCATTTGACTCCGAACAATCTATAGAACAAGAACTCTTTATTGCAATAACACATAGCTGGTGAAATCGCCGAGCAGTTCGCATAGGATATCGTTAGCATTTCGCATGGGAGAAGTGGCTAAGGCAAAAGTTTATCTTAAAAAACTACTTAAGCTAGGGTGATAGATACTAAATGAACATCTAGAAACAAGCTTTCCAGAAGCCCGTTTCAGGATGTTgagaatatttcaaacaaaacctTCAAGAGCAAAATGTAATGTGCCTAAGAACATTTTGCCGTCAAAGGTTTAGAGTGTTATAGTTTACCTATCGTAGTCGGGTTTGCAGTAAAGCTTGGCATTCCTGGTGTAGCAGGTGTGTGCGAGGGGACAGCCGCAGACGCAGCAGCTGAGGCAGTGCTCGTGCCAGGACAGCTCGCCCACCCGCATCAGGTAGCGGTCCTGGATCTTCTGACCGCATCCTTCGCAGATCTCTACGATCTTCTCCCGCTTGATGCTGGCGCTGAGTTCTGTGGTAACATCGCTATCATTAGCAGCATGTGGTAAGTCCAAATATGCCTAAACACATGTTTCTATTTTAACTAAcattaaaaaccaaaatgtATGCATGGCCTTCTCATCTCATCTAAGTTGATAACTTGCTTCAAAGGCACGTTGCGGAACTTCCATTGATTATTCAATTTCGGGTTTCCAGCATCAAGTTTAGGAACACTAGTTCTTGTTTAGTTACTAAGAGCTACGCATGGGTGTATCGACGCTCTTTGAAGGCGCACAGAGATCCCGCTTGAGAAGTTGGTTAAAGCGTTACTTAGGAGTTTGTAGTGAAGTAATATCGAGCGTTCTAATCACAGAAGACATTGCTGACAAACCGCTGCGCGCCTTAGAACCTCTATTACTAAATTGCGCGTTTCCAAAGTGTGCGCTTCAAAGCACATAATTTATAACGAAATGTAATTTAACGAGCTGGGAATACTTGCTTGAGACGTTTCATATAACATTGTGTTGTGTGGTACATGAAGGTCTTTGACGAACGGCGTCtgaattaatgtaaattatgtagcTAGAGATAGGTTCGTGTGAACTTTGACAAACGTGTTGCTAGCTCTATGTACTTTACTGGATGTGTCTTTAAAGAGACTGTCAGAGGATTGTTTGTTAGGTAAATACTGTCTGGCTTTAATCGCCGAATGGTGTACTTTGGGGGTTTGTTGAGCTAAATCGACAAAACGGGTTACGGTTAACTGACGATTTTAGACTGCACCTTTGATACCAGTGGCTGCGCAATGTGtaacgggtttgattcccgctcGAAGCAAcgctttgtgtggtccacaattGTTTTGGGCTGTCATgggtatatgaaattgtatgtttgtaaacgcaccaatgACATAGAAGAAAATTGTAGTGTGAGGAATCCTATTCAACGTATACATTTAACGATGAACTCGCGTTCTACGCTTTCATTTAGAAATGTCTACGAACGACTTGTGTATCTATACTTCAATACGGATACTTAGAAATTGACTACAATTACTTACATGAGTATTATGTTTACAAACTTTATGGACGTGAATTAAGAACTCAAAAGGCCATGCATACACTTGTGTATAGTACTTAAAACATAGGTAACAGCTCATGGGTCgatcataaaaatactttgctataataataatatcacgaAATGATGAAACAAATAGATGATGTAGTTTTAAAAGTAAGTTAAGTCGAAACACAAAGTAGACTTCACATAaagcataatatattaaaaatgcgatatattatattatagtaacaATGCCATTTTATGATCGAGTCATTGTAACCGACCACGTTGCGTCCATTGACGAATGCGTGCAACCTTCACAAACAATAGGCGGTCaacaaatgacaaatgcttaAACCTTGCTCAGAAAAAACGAAAGCTGACCACGAAGCGGCAACgttaaggccgcgtttccattcaTTCCAGAGATtcttcaccgctcttctccgccccgctccgcgtcaatggaaacgcggcctaaaTCTGCCTATTGTTTTTGACTAATACATGCACTCGTCCAACGACACAACGTGGACAGGTCTTAgtattaatagaataataacCCAAGTTAGGGTTGCTAGCTCTTGTAACTTAGACACCAAAATTAATATAGATACTGATAATGCACAAGTAATTAGATATTAAAAAGTACTTGagaattgatattttataaatattagagAGTGATTTTAAATCAAAAGCAATTGTTTGCACATAAAATATTGTCAACGTTTTTCATTTGTGACCTCTTATTTATGCCCAAGAGAAGCCTcgtgttatattataatatagttcaagtattttctttatttcatgcacaaacaatttattatctcaaataaagataaataaattaacacctTACAATATTACAGTACATTTAAAACGAACGCTCAATTAAAACGTTGAATATTTCGCCAGAATGTAATTCGCAAAAGCAAGCATTATTACCAAAGTAACACTCTTGTtacgaataattttaattcaactGATGAAATGAACGTGAAACGAAtcatttaagttaatttatttaaagtaactgAAATGTATTAAGTTGCGTATTTCGAAAAATGTGTAGTTCATTTTAaagccttttttattttaattaatccacGTTAACTTTCAGTTCTACGGTCAGATAGCTGATGAAGATTAATAAGAGGACGATAAGATTGATGTCGAGTATTTATCAGAACTACAGAAGTTTTTATGTAGTAATGTAAAAG containing:
- the LOC118268289 gene encoding LIM homeobox transcription factor 1-beta: MLEFYTNMNGGLMQEGMQPPITCAARTELSASIKREKIVEICEGCGQKIQDRYLMRVGELSWHEHCLSCCVCGCPLAHTCYTRNAKLYCKPDYDRLFGVKCTRCGDRLLPQEMVMRAQQYVFHIQCFVCVMCCQPLQKGEQYVIRAGQIFCRQDFEKEMYLMQHAEDDMILDDSERPRDGRRGPKRPRTILTSAQRRQFKASFEVSPKPCRKVREALAKDTGLSVRVVQVWFQNQRAKMKKIQRKAKQEGEKNNDKEKDKDEKSIKQESPSSEHGNYLGLDGAYSASSQPLNPNLPYSPDDYPAHSGDSFCSSDISLDGSNFDQLDEGASDTMSLQNLEVQHHSHQHPGHSAHEPLNLGTGSVVNPIDKLYLMQNSYFSTDH